One Candidatus Ornithobacterium hominis genomic region harbors:
- a CDS encoding lipoprotein signal peptidase: MKKITIITIVIVVLDQLSKFYIKTNFEIGESVTVFQDWFHLLFVENPGMAYGMNWGGTIGKTILAISRWVFIFAMIYFISHQGKKMQKPLFNWTAGLLLAGALGNVLDSTFYGLIFDTGTTWNPEIQDWNRFYPGVSKADFSGYAPLFQGCVVDMLYFPLFDYSIPESIPLIGGKQGTFFSPVFNIADSAITIGAVIILFFHERIFRIN, translated from the coding sequence TTGAAAAAAATAACCATAATCACCATCGTTATTGTGGTGCTAGACCAATTGTCTAAATTTTACATCAAAACCAATTTTGAAATCGGAGAAAGTGTTACGGTTTTTCAAGATTGGTTTCACTTATTGTTTGTAGAAAACCCTGGCATGGCCTATGGCATGAACTGGGGCGGGACAATCGGGAAAACTATTTTAGCCATTTCTCGCTGGGTTTTCATTTTTGCAATGATATATTTCATCTCACATCAGGGCAAGAAAATGCAAAAACCTCTTTTCAACTGGACTGCTGGGCTTCTACTGGCAGGTGCGCTGGGCAATGTTTTAGACAGCACATTCTACGGGCTGATATTTGACACTGGCACCACATGGAATCCCGAAATCCAAGATTGGAATCGCTTTTACCCAGGTGTTTCAAAAGCAGATTTTAGTGGCTATGCACCACTTTTTCAGGGTTGTGTGGTAGATATGCTTTACTTCCCACTTTTTGATTATTCCATACCAGAAAGCATCCCGTTGATAGGTGGCAAACAAGGTACTTTTTTTAGTCCAGTATTCAATATTGCAGACAGTGCCATTACCATCGGAGCCGTGATTATTTTATTTTTTCATGAACGAATTTTTAGAATCAATTAA
- a CDS encoding TraR/DksA family transcriptional regulator — MSSEKVRYSDTELAEFKALILEKIEKAEHDLQIVRESFINNQNNGTDDTSPTFKAFEEGSETMSKEQNAQLAARQEKFIRSLRNALSRIENKTYGICRETGKLISKERLKLVPHATLSIEAKNRQ; from the coding sequence ATGAGTTCAGAAAAAGTACGTTATTCAGATACAGAATTGGCAGAATTTAAAGCCTTAATTCTAGAAAAAATCGAAAAAGCAGAGCATGATTTGCAAATTGTACGCGAATCTTTTATCAATAATCAAAATAATGGGACAGATGACACTTCGCCCACGTTCAAGGCTTTTGAAGAAGGTTCAGAAACTATGAGCAAAGAGCAAAACGCTCAATTGGCGGCAAGGCAAGAGAAATTCATTAGAAGTCTTCGGAATGCATTGAGCCGAATTGAAAATAAAACTTATGGAATCTGTCGGGAAACAGGGAAATTAATTAGTAAAGAAAGACTCAAACTAGTTCCCCATGCAACTTTGAGCATTGAAGCTAAAAATCGCCAATAA